One region of Terricaulis silvestris genomic DNA includes:
- a CDS encoding alpha/beta hydrolase: protein MAVDRRSILTLPAALAACATPAIAPQSETTLLIDLDRQPDEDIPLWPGTPPGGEGVTLRERIVERTNPFGLVDRAAHEVTRPIIQRFNAQNPDGSALLIIPGGGYSWVVIEKEGYEGARWFSRRGITTYVLRHRLPHQGWAAGADTPLQDAQRAVRVIRARAAQDGINPARLTVMGFSAGGHVAGSVATRFNARVYEPIDADDELSARPDLSALMYPVITMRAPHAHPGSRRNLLGENPTDARVAAYSLEAAPPADTPPTFIMHAADDPAVPVENTLNYSAALRAARVPTEMHIFERGGHGFGLRGLDQNSARTWPELFLNWRRMREGA from the coding sequence ATGGCCGTTGATCGCCGCTCCATCCTCACACTTCCGGCCGCACTCGCCGCCTGCGCCACGCCAGCAATAGCGCCGCAAAGTGAAACCACACTCCTCATCGACCTTGACCGCCAACCCGACGAAGACATCCCGCTATGGCCCGGCACACCGCCCGGCGGCGAAGGGGTCACGCTTAGAGAACGCATCGTCGAGCGCACCAACCCCTTCGGCCTCGTCGATCGCGCCGCACACGAGGTCACGCGCCCCATCATCCAGCGCTTCAACGCACAGAACCCAGACGGCTCCGCGCTGCTCATCATTCCCGGCGGCGGCTATTCGTGGGTGGTCATCGAGAAGGAAGGCTACGAAGGCGCGCGCTGGTTCTCACGGCGCGGCATCACAACGTACGTGCTGCGCCATCGCTTGCCGCACCAAGGCTGGGCAGCCGGCGCCGACACGCCGCTGCAGGACGCGCAGCGCGCCGTGCGCGTTATCCGCGCCCGCGCCGCGCAAGACGGCATCAATCCGGCGCGCCTCACCGTCATGGGCTTCTCCGCTGGCGGCCACGTCGCCGGCAGCGTCGCTACACGCTTCAACGCGCGTGTGTACGAGCCAATCGATGCCGACGACGAACTCTCCGCCAGGCCCGATCTCTCCGCGCTAATGTATCCCGTCATCACGATGCGCGCTCCGCATGCGCACCCGGGCTCGCGCCGCAACCTGCTGGGTGAAAATCCAACAGACGCGCGAGTGGCTGCCTATTCGCTCGAGGCCGCCCCGCCCGCCGACACGCCGCCAACATTCATCATGCACGCCGCGGACGATCCGGCCGTGCCGGTCGAAAACACGCTGAACTACAGCGCCGCGCTTCGCGCCGCCCGCGTGCCCACGGAAATGCACATCTTCGAGCGCGGCGGACATGGCTTTGGCTTGCGCGGACTCGATCAAAACTCAGCGCGTACCTGGCCCGAGCTGTTCTTGAATTGGCGCCGGATGCGCGAAGGCGCTTAG
- a CDS encoding SRPBCC family protein has product MATVRKDFRSARLADEVWAKLKRFDAVHELAPGFVTATKMEPSGARMVTFANGMEIREWPVSSDDAQRRLVYAILDHPRFTHYSAAAQVFEDGTGSRFVWTVDFLPDEMAGMQDASMEAGAKAMAAAL; this is encoded by the coding sequence ATGGCGACTGTCAGAAAAGACTTCCGGAGCGCGCGCTTGGCCGATGAGGTTTGGGCGAAGCTGAAGCGGTTCGATGCGGTGCATGAGTTGGCGCCGGGCTTTGTCACGGCGACGAAAATGGAGCCCTCCGGCGCGCGGATGGTGACGTTCGCGAACGGGATGGAAATCCGGGAATGGCCGGTTTCTAGCGACGATGCTCAGCGTCGCTTGGTTTACGCCATCCTCGATCACCCGCGGTTCACGCACTATTCGGCGGCGGCCCAGGTGTTTGAGGACGGGACGGGGAGCCGGTTCGTCTGGACTGTGGATTTCCTGCCGGACGAGATGGCCGGGATGCAGGACGCTTCGATGGAAGCCGGCGCGAAAGCGATGGCGGCGGCGTTGTAG
- a CDS encoding VOC family protein: MITHLKFASIPTRDQDTAVLFWTEQVGFRVLTDQPMGPGKRWIELGIPGADTRIVLFTPDGHEERIGSFFNGSFACDDVDYTYKQMKERGVSFESAPEKQPWGAFAKFRDPDGNTFVLSSR, encoded by the coding sequence ATGATTACGCATCTCAAGTTCGCTTCTATCCCGACGCGCGATCAGGACACGGCGGTGTTGTTCTGGACCGAGCAAGTTGGTTTCCGCGTGTTGACCGATCAACCGATGGGACCGGGGAAGCGCTGGATCGAGCTGGGCATTCCGGGCGCGGACACGCGGATCGTGCTGTTCACGCCGGATGGGCACGAGGAGCGCATTGGGTCGTTCTTCAACGGATCGTTTGCGTGCGACGATGTCGACTACACCTACAAGCAGATGAAAGAGCGCGGCGTTTCGTTTGAGTCCGCACCGGAAAAGCAGCCCTGGGGCGCGTTCGCCAAGTTTCGCGATCCGGACGGTAACACGTTCGTGCTGTCGAGCCGGTAG
- a CDS encoding sensor histidine kinase — translation MSRDQIVRVAILSGAILFVVVALDYLINVVIAPGHTPYTPLVTIAIALAVTPAAITYLLLQNAKVQKAQSALAEERVARQAADGANAAKTQFLANMSHELRTPLNAIIGYAEMVEEETRGAKLDVAAEDSQRIQRSAHHLLGLISEILDHARLETGKTELKPAPTALQAVFNEVAETARAAAAANGNSFEAQCDPDIGSAYLDVMRLRQCMLNLTSNAAKFTKNGRISIAMSASGNDGFAFVVTDSGIGMPDETVERLFQPFVQADSSVTREYGGTGLGLAITKQLVDAMGGSVGVASEPGKGSTFTLTMKRSNAGANVVTFAA, via the coding sequence ATGTCTAGAGATCAGATCGTTCGTGTTGCGATACTATCGGGCGCCATTCTCTTTGTGGTCGTCGCGCTCGACTATTTGATCAACGTGGTCATCGCGCCAGGCCACACGCCTTATACGCCTCTGGTAACGATCGCGATTGCTCTGGCCGTGACGCCGGCGGCCATCACCTATCTCTTGCTGCAGAACGCCAAGGTGCAAAAGGCGCAGTCGGCGCTCGCCGAAGAGCGCGTGGCGCGGCAAGCAGCGGATGGCGCCAACGCCGCGAAGACGCAGTTTCTCGCTAACATGAGCCATGAGCTGCGCACCCCGCTCAATGCCATCATCGGTTACGCTGAGATGGTCGAGGAGGAGACGCGCGGCGCCAAGCTGGATGTCGCGGCGGAGGATTCGCAGCGCATTCAGCGCTCGGCGCATCATCTGCTGGGGCTGATCAGCGAGATCCTGGATCACGCTCGGCTTGAGACGGGCAAGACTGAGTTGAAACCAGCGCCGACGGCGTTGCAGGCGGTGTTCAACGAAGTCGCGGAAACGGCGCGTGCGGCGGCCGCGGCGAATGGCAACAGCTTCGAGGCGCAGTGCGATCCGGACATCGGCTCGGCCTATCTCGATGTGATGAGGCTGCGTCAGTGTATGCTGAACCTCACAAGCAACGCCGCGAAGTTTACGAAGAACGGGCGCATCAGCATCGCGATGAGCGCGAGCGGGAATGATGGGTTTGCGTTTGTGGTGACCGATAGCGGCATTGGCATGCCGGACGAAACTGTCGAGCGCCTGTTTCAGCCTTTCGTACAGGCGGATTCATCGGTGACGCGTGAGTACGGCGGCACGGGATTGGGCTTGGCGATCACCAAGCAACTCGTGGACGCGATGGGCGGCTCGGTGGGCGTTGCGAGCGAACCAGGCAAGGGCTCCACATTTACGCTGACGATGAAACGCAGCAATGCCGGTGCGAACGTGGTGACGTTCGCAGCCTAA
- a CDS encoding DUF4440 domain-containing protein — protein MKYLLLALVLALGACASAPVSEDRLEASPAPVIAAERAFAADAARRGWVAAFRTYAAADAIMLSPDPVNAQAQLAEIEGDGSTALDWRPAYAGISRSGDFGFTTGPFQMRGRDGIIGHYFTVWRRQSDGDWKWIFDAGTDVRDPGPAVEPDAAIPSIVVATGGASGEETAIAAIAALEEANARSVSLAGLLADDARVNRPYEPAAVGGQAAFRLMAAEGGATFTSLRREAASGGDMVFSLGEVRDSNEGVERLRYYARIWQWRPEGWRIVFDEIVPRRGG, from the coding sequence ATGAAATATCTTCTGTTGGCGTTGGTTTTGGCTTTGGGCGCGTGCGCGAGCGCGCCTGTCAGCGAGGATCGCCTCGAAGCGTCGCCAGCACCCGTCATCGCGGCCGAGCGCGCGTTTGCGGCGGACGCGGCGCGGCGCGGGTGGGTGGCCGCGTTTCGGACCTACGCGGCGGCGGACGCCATCATGCTCAGCCCCGATCCCGTAAACGCGCAGGCGCAGTTGGCCGAGATCGAGGGCGACGGCAGCACGGCGTTGGATTGGCGACCGGCTTATGCAGGGATTTCGCGGTCCGGCGACTTCGGTTTCACGACTGGTCCGTTCCAGATGCGCGGGCGCGATGGGATCATCGGCCACTACTTCACGGTTTGGCGGCGCCAATCGGATGGCGACTGGAAGTGGATATTCGACGCGGGGACGGACGTGCGCGATCCGGGGCCAGCGGTTGAACCCGACGCTGCAATCCCAAGTATCGTCGTCGCAACGGGCGGCGCGTCAGGGGAAGAGACGGCGATCGCGGCGATTGCCGCGCTTGAAGAGGCCAACGCCCGGTCAGTGTCGCTCGCCGGCTTGCTTGCCGACGACGCGCGGGTGAACCGGCCATACGAGCCTGCAGCGGTCGGTGGCCAGGCTGCGTTTCGGCTGATGGCGGCGGAGGGAGGGGCGACCTTTACCTCATTGCGCCGTGAGGCGGCCTCCGGCGGAGACATGGTGTTCTCGTTGGGCGAGGTTCGGGACAGCAATGAAGGCGTTGAGCGGCTTCGCTATTATGCCCGGATCTGGCAATGGCGGCCGGAAGGCTGGCGGATCGTGTTTGACGAGATCGTGCCCCGGCGCGGCGGTTGA
- the bfr gene encoding bacterioferritin, with protein sequence MKGDPDVIKQLNKILTNELTSINQYFLHARMYQSDGYGKLGKKTYDESIEEMKHADKIVNRILLLEGLPNLQTLNKLQIGEAVPERLQADLNAERTGHAGIKEGITLCEEKKDYVSRDMLTELLDDTEEHIDFLETQLMNLDQMGLQNYLQSQYDLDSAPDA encoded by the coding sequence ATGAAGGGCGACCCGGACGTCATCAAGCAGCTCAACAAAATTCTGACCAATGAGCTGACGTCGATAAACCAGTATTTCCTGCATGCGCGCATGTACCAAAGCGATGGCTACGGCAAGCTGGGCAAGAAGACGTACGACGAATCCATTGAAGAGATGAAGCACGCCGACAAGATCGTGAACCGCATCTTGTTGCTTGAAGGCCTGCCGAACCTGCAGACCCTGAACAAGCTGCAGATCGGCGAAGCGGTGCCCGAGCGGCTGCAGGCCGACTTGAATGCTGAGCGCACGGGGCACGCGGGGATCAAGGAAGGCATCACGCTCTGCGAGGAGAAGAAGGACTACGTCTCACGCGACATGCTGACGGAGCTGCTCGACGACACCGAAGAGCACATCGACTTCCTCGAGACGCAGCTGATGAACCTCGATCAGATGGGGCTGCAGAATTATCTGCAAAGCCAATACGATCTGGACAGCGCGCCGGACGCTTAG
- a CDS encoding crotonase/enoyl-CoA hydratase family protein → MADYETVKLEIADGVATLTLNRPDRMNAFTDQMVRDMIAAFDETDANDDVRVVIVTGAGRAFCAGADLGSGGATFDYEKRLEARGGGKFDPDRARDGGGQVGIRIYESLKPVIAAINGAAVGVGATMTLPMDIRLAVPGAKMGFVFTRRGIVPETLSSYFLPRLVGVSTALEWTMTGRVFTSEEAKERGLVRSLHAPDELLPAAHALAREIADNTAPVSVALARRMMLDMLDAGHPMEAHRLESRLMVARGQAGDAKEGVTSFLEKRTPVYPDRVSTDMPQPYPWRPTPPFRE, encoded by the coding sequence ATGGCCGACTACGAAACCGTCAAACTGGAAATCGCCGACGGCGTTGCGACGCTGACATTGAACCGGCCTGACCGGATGAACGCGTTCACCGACCAGATGGTGCGCGACATGATCGCGGCGTTCGATGAGACCGACGCGAATGACGACGTGCGCGTGGTGATCGTGACCGGCGCTGGGCGAGCGTTCTGCGCGGGCGCGGACCTCGGCTCGGGCGGGGCGACGTTTGACTACGAGAAGCGCTTGGAAGCGCGCGGCGGCGGCAAGTTCGATCCTGATCGCGCGCGCGACGGCGGGGGGCAAGTCGGCATCCGCATCTATGAAAGCCTGAAGCCGGTCATCGCGGCGATCAATGGCGCGGCGGTTGGCGTTGGTGCGACGATGACGTTGCCGATGGATATCCGTTTGGCTGTGCCGGGCGCGAAGATGGGGTTTGTGTTCACGCGGCGCGGGATCGTGCCGGAGACGTTGTCTTCGTATTTTCTGCCGCGGCTTGTTGGCGTTTCGACTGCGCTTGAGTGGACGATGACGGGGCGGGTGTTCACGAGCGAAGAAGCGAAAGAGCGCGGGCTAGTGCGGTCGCTGCATGCGCCGGATGAGCTGTTGCCGGCGGCGCACGCGCTGGCGCGGGAGATTGCGGACAACACTGCGCCGGTGTCAGTGGCGTTGGCGCGGCGGATGATGTTGGACATGCTTGATGCTGGCCATCCGATGGAAGCGCACCGGTTGGAAAGCCGGCTCATGGTGGCGCGCGGGCAGGCGGGCGATGCGAAGGAAGGCGTGACGTCGTTTTTGGAGAAGCGCACGCCGGTTTATCCGGATCGCGTTTCGACCGACATGCCTCAACCGTATCCGTGGCGGCCGACGCCGCCGTTCCGGGAATAG
- the rpsD gene encoding 30S ribosomal protein S4: MTKRIQAKYKSDRRFGQNLWGRPKSPVNKRQYGPGQHGQRRKGKTSDFGLQLVAKQKLRMYYGNITEKQFRKTYEEAARRKGNTAENLIGLLESRLDAVVYRCKFVPTVFSARQFVNHGHVKVNGRRVTIPSFLVKVGDLIEVREKAKSMAIVLEALASGERDTPDYLEVDPKGMVARYQRIPVLSDVPYPVQMEPNLVVEYYAS; encoded by the coding sequence ATGACGAAGCGTATTCAAGCCAAATACAAATCGGACCGCCGTTTCGGCCAAAACCTCTGGGGCCGTCCGAAATCTCCAGTGAACAAGCGCCAATACGGCCCGGGCCAACACGGCCAGCGCCGCAAAGGCAAGACCTCTGACTTCGGCCTGCAATTGGTCGCGAAGCAGAAGCTGCGCATGTACTACGGCAACATCACCGAAAAGCAGTTCCGCAAGACCTACGAAGAAGCCGCGCGCCGGAAGGGCAACACGGCTGAAAACCTCATCGGCCTGCTCGAGAGCCGCCTCGATGCGGTGGTCTATCGCTGCAAGTTCGTGCCGACGGTTTTCTCGGCGCGTCAGTTCGTGAACCACGGCCACGTCAAGGTGAACGGCCGCCGCGTCACCATCCCGTCCTTCCTGGTGAAGGTCGGCGATCTGATCGAAGTGCGCGAGAAGGCCAAGTCGATGGCCATCGTTCTCGAAGCGCTGGCCAGCGGCGAACGCGACACGCCGGATTACCTCGAAGTCGATCCCAAGGGCATGGTTGCGCGCTATCAGCGCATCCCGGTTCTCTCTGACGTGCCATATCCGGTGCAGATGGAGCCGAACCTCGTCGTCGAATATTACGCGAGCTAA
- a CDS encoding RNA methyltransferase → MTRARNMPPPIEEEWPAILLVRPQMGENIGAVARVLLNFGLISLRLVAPRDRWPNPKAEVVAVGADKVLKGARVEWSLDEALADATLVIAASARPRGLEKPVWGPREAALNIRAALALGEKPVVMFGPEAAGMETEEIARADAIMTLPVNPGFASLNLANAVAVFAFAYAEARQVEDLPSWFRDSESEPATQEELEKLFGHLEQELEHGRFFHPDDKAALMKRNLRSIFLRARLTVQEAQTLRGVIKALTIGRGGRKKDDL, encoded by the coding sequence ATGACTCGCGCTCGAAACATGCCGCCGCCGATCGAGGAGGAATGGCCAGCAATCCTGCTGGTGCGTCCCCAGATGGGCGAAAACATCGGCGCGGTTGCACGCGTTTTGTTGAATTTTGGCCTGATTTCGCTCCGCCTCGTCGCGCCGCGTGATCGCTGGCCCAATCCGAAAGCTGAGGTGGTGGCGGTCGGCGCCGACAAGGTGCTGAAGGGCGCGCGGGTCGAGTGGTCGCTCGACGAGGCATTGGCGGATGCAACTTTGGTGATCGCCGCATCGGCGCGACCGCGTGGGTTGGAGAAGCCGGTGTGGGGCCCGCGCGAGGCGGCGCTGAACATTCGCGCGGCGTTGGCGCTGGGCGAGAAGCCGGTGGTTATGTTTGGGCCAGAGGCCGCTGGAATGGAGACGGAAGAAATCGCGCGGGCGGATGCGATCATGACGTTGCCGGTCAATCCTGGGTTTGCGTCGCTCAACTTGGCGAATGCGGTGGCGGTGTTTGCTTTTGCTTACGCCGAGGCGCGGCAGGTGGAGGATTTGCCGTCTTGGTTTCGGGATTCCGAGAGTGAGCCGGCGACGCAGGAGGAGTTGGAAAAGCTGTTCGGTCATCTTGAGCAAGAGCTTGAACATGGGCGCTTTTTCCACCCCGACGACAAGGCGGCGCTGATGAAGCGAAACCTGCGTTCGATCTTCCTGCGGGCGCGGCTGACGGTGCAGGAAGCGCAGACGCTGCGCGGCGTGATCAAGGCGCTCACCATCGGGCGCGGCGGGCGCAAGAAAGATGACCTGTAG
- a CDS encoding NADP-dependent isocitrate dehydrogenase, with amino-acid sequence MAKIKVDNPVVDMDGDEMTRIIWAAIKERLIHPYLDLDIKYFDLGVESRDATNDQITIEAANATKQYGVAVKCATITPDEARVKEFGLKEMWKSPNGTIRNILGGVIFREPIIMKNVPRLVPGWTKPIVVGRHAFGDQYRATDFRFPGKGTLTIKFVGDDGQVIEKEVFKAPGSGVTMAMYNLDDSIRDFARASFNYGLLKNYPVYLSTKNTILKAYDGRFKDIFEEIFNAEFKAEFDKRKLTYEHRLIDDMVASALKWSGGYVWACKNYDGDVQSDTVAQGFGSLGLMTSVLITPDGKTMEAEAAHGTVTRHYRQHQKGEPTSTNSVASIFAWTRGLAHRGKLDNNQQLIDYALLLEKITIDTVESGQMTKDLALLVGDKQSWLTTEGFLDAVADNLDKAMGAA; translated from the coding sequence ATGGCCAAGATCAAGGTGGACAATCCAGTCGTCGACATGGACGGCGACGAGATGACCCGGATCATCTGGGCGGCGATCAAAGAACGCCTGATCCACCCCTACCTCGATCTCGACATCAAGTATTTCGATCTCGGCGTCGAAAGCCGCGACGCCACCAACGACCAGATCACCATCGAAGCCGCCAACGCGACCAAACAATACGGCGTCGCCGTAAAGTGCGCGACCATCACGCCCGACGAAGCGCGTGTGAAAGAGTTTGGCCTGAAGGAAATGTGGAAGTCGCCGAACGGCACCATCCGCAACATCCTCGGCGGCGTCATCTTCCGCGAACCGATCATCATGAAGAACGTGCCGCGCCTCGTCCCCGGCTGGACCAAGCCCATCGTGGTCGGCCGCCACGCCTTCGGCGATCAGTACCGCGCCACCGATTTCCGCTTCCCCGGCAAGGGCACGTTGACGATCAAGTTCGTCGGCGACGACGGCCAGGTGATCGAGAAGGAAGTGTTCAAGGCGCCAGGCTCTGGCGTCACCATGGCGATGTACAACCTCGATGACTCGATCCGCGACTTCGCGCGCGCGTCATTCAATTACGGGCTGCTGAAGAACTACCCGGTCTATCTCTCGACCAAGAACACCATCCTCAAAGCCTATGACGGCCGCTTCAAGGACATCTTCGAAGAGATCTTCAACGCCGAATTCAAAGCCGAGTTCGACAAGCGCAAGCTCACCTACGAGCATCGTCTGATCGACGACATGGTCGCCTCCGCCCTGAAGTGGAGCGGCGGCTATGTCTGGGCCTGCAAGAACTACGACGGCGACGTGCAGTCAGACACCGTCGCGCAAGGCTTCGGCTCACTCGGCCTGATGACCTCCGTGCTGATCACGCCGGACGGCAAGACGATGGAAGCGGAAGCCGCGCACGGCACCGTCACCCGCCACTATCGCCAGCACCAAAAAGGCGAGCCGACCAGCACCAACTCGGTCGCCTCGATCTTCGCTTGGACGCGCGGCCTCGCCCATCGCGGCAAGCTCGACAACAACCAGCAGCTCATCGACTACGCGCTGCTGCTCGAGAAAATCACCATCGACACCGTCGAGTCCGGCCAGATGACCAAGGACCTCGCGCTCCTCGTCGGCGACAAGCAATCCTGGCTCACCACCGAAGGCTTCCTCGACGCCGTCGCCGACAATCTCGACAAAGCGATGGGCGCGGCGTGA
- the rimO gene encoding 30S ribosomal protein S12 methylthiotransferase RimO: MTKAPTIGVVSLGCPKALVDSERIITRLRSEGYQLSASYEGADLVVVNTCGFLDSAKAESLDAIGEAIAENGKVIVTGCLGKEESLIRAAHPKVLEITGPHQYEAVVGAVHTHLPQLHDPKIDLVPEGGYRLTPRHYAYLKISEGCNNRCTFCIIPSIRGDLVSRPANAVLREAEQLVKAGVKELLVISQDTSAYGVDVKYAESKWKDRMVRAKFYDLCKELGDLGAWVRLHYVYPYPHVDEVVGLMAEGKILPYLDIPFQHASPSVLKAMRRPANQDKVLDRIKKWRDICPDLTIRSSFIVGFPGETEDDFETLLDFIEEAEIDRAGVFKYENVEGAPSRDLPGHVDQDDVDERYDRFMEVQTTLAHQRLQSMIGKTVDAICDGWDEDAEAYSFRTKADAPEIDGVTYVDSEEEIAEGTITQLEILGGEGHEMVGALKD, encoded by the coding sequence ATGACAAAAGCCCCAACCATCGGCGTGGTCAGCCTCGGCTGCCCTAAAGCCCTCGTGGACAGCGAGCGCATCATCACGCGCCTGCGCTCCGAGGGCTATCAGCTGAGCGCCAGCTACGAAGGCGCCGACCTCGTGGTCGTCAACACGTGCGGCTTCCTCGATAGCGCCAAAGCCGAAAGCCTCGACGCCATCGGCGAAGCCATCGCCGAGAACGGCAAAGTCATCGTCACCGGCTGCTTAGGCAAAGAAGAGAGCCTGATCCGCGCAGCACACCCGAAAGTGCTGGAGATCACCGGCCCGCACCAATACGAAGCCGTCGTCGGCGCCGTGCACACGCATCTACCGCAGCTGCACGATCCCAAAATCGATCTCGTGCCAGAAGGCGGCTACCGCCTCACGCCGCGCCACTACGCCTATTTGAAAATTTCCGAAGGCTGCAACAACCGCTGCACTTTCTGCATCATCCCCAGCATTCGCGGCGATCTCGTCTCGCGCCCCGCCAACGCCGTGCTGCGCGAAGCCGAACAACTGGTGAAAGCCGGCGTCAAGGAATTGCTCGTCATCAGCCAAGACACGTCGGCCTACGGCGTCGATGTCAAATACGCCGAGAGCAAATGGAAGGACCGCATGGTCCGCGCCAAGTTCTACGATCTCTGTAAGGAGCTCGGCGACCTCGGCGCCTGGGTGCGTCTCCACTACGTCTACCCCTATCCGCACGTCGACGAAGTCGTCGGGCTCATGGCCGAAGGCAAAATCCTTCCCTACCTCGACATCCCGTTCCAGCACGCTTCCCCGAGCGTGCTCAAAGCCATGCGCCGCCCCGCGAACCAGGACAAAGTGCTCGATCGCATCAAGAAGTGGCGCGACATCTGCCCAGACCTCACCATCCGCTCGAGCTTTATCGTCGGCTTCCCCGGTGAGACCGAAGACGATTTCGAAACACTGCTCGACTTCATCGAAGAAGCCGAGATCGATCGCGCCGGTGTGTTCAAATACGAAAACGTCGAAGGCGCGCCCTCACGCGACCTCCCCGGCCACGTCGATCAAGACGATGTCGACGAGCGCTACGATCGCTTCATGGAAGTGCAAACCACGCTCGCCCACCAGCGCCTCCAATCCATGATCGGCAAGACCGTCGACGCCATCTGCGACGGCTGGGACGAAGATGCCGAAGCCTATTCCTTCCGCACCAAAGCCGACGCGCCGGAGATCGACGGCGTCACTTACGTCGATAGCGAGGAAGAAATCGCCGAAGGCACGATCACGCAGCTCGAAATCCTCGGCGGCGAAGGCCACGAAATGGTCGGCGCGTTGAAAGATTAG
- a CDS encoding (2Fe-2S)-binding protein → MTCRSVLDTLSFFAGDYQSPKKPLLTEKCGMYVCNCNGVTRNEVDEAIAAGAQGPEAVLAHHGCEPCCGRCLPEIADGIAGGGMACANRSLVAAE, encoded by the coding sequence ATGACTTGCAGGAGCGTTCTCGACACGCTAAGTTTCTTTGCGGGTGACTATCAGTCGCCGAAAAAGCCTTTGCTTACAGAGAAGTGCGGGATGTACGTCTGCAATTGTAACGGTGTGACTCGCAACGAGGTCGATGAGGCCATCGCTGCCGGCGCGCAGGGTCCGGAGGCGGTTCTTGCCCATCACGGGTGTGAACCTTGCTGCGGTCGCTGCCTGCCTGAGATCGCCGATGGCATTGCTGGCGGCGGAATGGCTTGCGCCAATCGGAGCCTCGTCGCAGCGGAGTAA
- a CDS encoding DUF6882 domain-containing protein: MQKTARRKPKTTAQAAPSQALVPWGGEEVDVDRFVAESWVDLLNRQRWLSKKLKLETAPWLVDQNAGIIQFERKDGAVVTAPVQIIGAWNPRTSIFRWAWDHPMVVQRLRNDAERTRWFGDKHGLEELTVKSLKMDEQEAWRLTALAMKVNGSHGVYRAPTEGPVIFMTLGKPNVRKVSA; encoded by the coding sequence ATGCAGAAAACGGCGCGCCGCAAACCGAAGACGACCGCACAGGCCGCGCCGTCTCAAGCGCTGGTGCCTTGGGGCGGGGAAGAGGTCGACGTTGATCGCTTCGTGGCCGAGAGCTGGGTCGATCTGCTGAACCGGCAGCGTTGGTTATCGAAAAAGCTGAAGCTCGAAACCGCGCCGTGGCTCGTCGATCAGAACGCAGGGATCATTCAGTTCGAGCGCAAGGACGGCGCGGTGGTGACGGCGCCGGTGCAGATTATCGGCGCCTGGAATCCGCGCACCAGCATTTTCCGCTGGGCCTGGGATCATCCGATGGTGGTGCAGCGGCTGCGCAACGACGCCGAACGCACGCGCTGGTTCGGCGATAAGCACGGGTTGGAAGAGTTGACGGTGAAGTCACTCAAGATGGACGAGCAGGAAGCGTGGCGGCTGACGGCGTTGGCGATGAAGGTGAACGGCTCGCACGGCGTTTATCGCGCGCCCACGGAGGGCCCGGTGATCTTTATGACATTGGGTAAGCCGAACGTGCGCAAGGTGAGCGCTTAG
- a CDS encoding helix-turn-helix domain-containing protein, which yields MKATTQIDAYVFSTLMADLVSHDRRPSAFLTYVAIWSAGDGKRVALSYADLAERTGLSKRAAQDAVAHLMRRELLECVKAGPTETPRYRPLTPWQRWKRKA from the coding sequence ATGAAAGCGACAACCCAGATCGACGCCTACGTCTTCAGCACATTGATGGCCGATCTCGTGTCGCACGATCGCCGCCCTTCGGCCTTCCTCACCTACGTCGCGATCTGGTCCGCAGGTGACGGCAAGCGCGTCGCGTTGAGCTACGCCGATCTGGCTGAGCGCACCGGTCTCTCCAAACGCGCCGCGCAAGACGCGGTCGCGCACCTGATGCGCCGCGAGCTGCTCGAATGCGTAAAAGCCGGCCCGACCGAAACGCCGCGCTATCGCCCGCTCACGCCCTGGCAGCGCTGGAAACGCAAAGCCTAA
- a CDS encoding GNAT family N-acetyltransferase: MIIRDVTAEDRAGWDVLWQGYLAFYESELPKNVSDITFGRFLDPSEPMFCLVAEDEETHELIGLVNCVLHRGTWAIQNFCYLEDLFTSAAARKRGVGRALIEAVYKRADKLGCSRVYWLTHETNYAGRSLYDQVAKNLGFIQYRRP, from the coding sequence ATGATCATTCGTGACGTCACCGCCGAAGATCGCGCCGGTTGGGATGTACTCTGGCAAGGCTATCTCGCGTTCTACGAATCCGAGCTGCCCAAGAACGTCAGCGACATCACGTTCGGCCGTTTCCTCGATCCGTCCGAACCGATGTTCTGCCTCGTCGCGGAAGACGAGGAAACGCATGAACTGATCGGCCTGGTGAACTGCGTGCTCCATCGCGGCACCTGGGCGATCCAGAACTTTTGCTACCTCGAAGACCTGTTCACCTCGGCCGCAGCACGCAAACGCGGCGTCGGCCGCGCGCTGATCGAAGCCGTCTACAAGCGCGCCGATAAACTCGGCTGCAGCCGAGTCTACTGGCTCACGCACGAGACCAACTACGCCGGCCGCAGCCTCTACGATCAAGTCGCAAAGAACCTCGGCTTCATCCAGTATCGGCGTCCTTAG